GCAAGCAAGTGTCCGGTGTTGAGAAGAAGAAAGAAGAGCCGCGGATAACACAGATTACGCGGATCAGACAATGAGAACGATTGGCGGTTCCGTAAGGGAAGTGCCAGGGCGTAACCCCGGCTGTGCGGGGGATGAAGTCGAGAAGCTTTACGGCAGTTAGTGCTGGTTTCGATGGGGCAATTGCGGGTACAACTGATGGACCTGCCGAGCACCATCGCCCTTGCTCTTTTAGTACGGTTCCGAGAGCGGCGCTCCTGCCAAATTCCGAGCGCACGCGATCGCAACGAGGCGCTGTGATGAGTCACCGTTTCCCACACGTTCCCACGCTCGCCTCGCGACGCGACTTCCTCACCTCGGTCGGGGGAGGTTTTGGCGCACTTGCGTTGTCCGCACTCGCGGCAGCGGAGTCGTCGCCCGCGACGCACACAGCGGCCGATCCGCTCGCGCCGAAGAAGCCGCACTTCGAGGCGAAAGCGAAGTCCGTGATCTTCCTGTTCATGGAAGGCGGGCCGTCGCACGTCGACCTCTTCGACCCGAAGCCGGAACTGACCAAACAGCACGGCAAACCGCTGCCCGCGAGCTTCGGCAAAGTGCTCACGCCGATGGGTACGGGCGGGAACAACCTGCTCGCCAGCAAGCGGAAGTTCGCCAAACACGGCAAGAGCGGGCTGGACGTAAGCGACTGGCTGCCGCACATGGCCAAGTGCGCGGACGACCTCACGGTTCTGCGTGCGTGCTGGGCCGACGGACTGAACCACGTCGGCAGCGTGTGCCAGATGAACACCGGCTCCATCCTCGCGGGGCGCCCGAGCCTCGGTTCGTGGGCGCTATACGGCCTCGGGAGCGAGAACCGTAATCTGCCCGGGTTCGTGGTGTTCACCGAGGGCGGCCCGGAACCGCTTGGCGGCGCACGGAACTACGGCACCGGCTACATGCCCGCGACCTACCAGGGCACGCTGTTCCGCAACGGGCCGAACCCGATCCTGAACCTGAACCCGCCTGCGGGTGTTGGCGGGGAGCGCCAAAAGGACAAACTCGCCCTCATCGGCGAACTGAATACCATCCACCGCCGCGAGCGCGCGAGCGACACGGAACTGGCCGCGCGCCAGGCCGCCTACGAACTCGCGTTCCGCATGCAGGCCAGCGCCCCAGACGCGGTCGACCTGTCGAAAGAGAGCGAAAAAACAAAGGAGATGTACGGGCTGAACCGCAAGGAGACGGCCGAGTTCGGTCACCGGTGTTTACTCGCCCGGCGCCTCGTCGAGCGCGGCGTGCGGTTCGTGCAGGTGTATTGTGGTGCGGGGAGCCAGTGGGACGCCCACTCGGACATTGAGGGCAACCACACGAAGATGTGCAGCCGCTCGGACCAACCTTCCGCGGCGCTCATCCGAGACCTCAAACAGCGCGGGATGCTCGACGACACGCTGGTGATTTGGGGTGGCGAATTCGGGCGCACGCCGATGAGCGAGGGAGCGAGCGGTCGCGACCATAACCCCTACGGCTTCTCAATGGTGATGGCGGGCGGTGGCGTGAAGGGCGGTTGCGTTCACGGGACGACGGACGAGTTTGGACTCTACGGCATCGACGGCCGCGTCCACGTCCACGACTTCCACGCGACGATCCTGCACTTGCTCGGCTTCGATCACACGAAGTTGACGTTCTTCCACAACGGAAAGGACGAGCGACTCACCGACGTGAAGGGCAAATTGATCCAGGAGATTCTGGTGTAGATTGCAGTAAGGAATCGCAGATTACGCGGATGATCTCGCACGAAAACCAAGAAGGAACAGACGACAGAATCGCGCAAAACACCAAGATGATACAGCATCAGGACTTACGACGCCCTCTGTCCTGATCTGCGTTCATCCGCGTGATCTGCGGTTCTTCTCGGACGCCGCTTACTTCTTCGGTTGTGTTGTGGGTCGATCGTTGTCGTTGTTCTTGCCGCGTTCACGGGAACCACCGCACCCGATCGCGCCAACGCACAGCGCGAGAAGCAGCCCGAACAATAGGGAACGTTTCACAGCTAACTCCTTCACAATCAACGGCTTGCGACTTCAAGCAGCGTCTGCACGATCTAGTGCCACAGCCCGCCAACCGGAATCCGAAGTCGAGCCATCGCCGTCTGGGGCGTGCCTCATCCGCTCGTGGACATGCTACGGAAATGACAAAAGGTCGACCGGATGACCGGTCGACCCTTTTCCACGCGAACGTGGTGCCCGCATAATGCGGGCATCGAATTACTTCGCGGTGGACTTGGGGGAGGTGGCGGCGCCGCCACCGCAGCCAACAACGGTCGCAACGCTGAGAGCCAGAACGAGAGCCGCGATAACCTTCTTCATCGGAATACTCCTCAGAACGGTGACGTACAGGTGGAACAACAGAGAGGTTCCTCGCGTAGCCCGGACGTCCCGGGGTTGCGGCCTTCTGTTTTGTTGGGGTTTAAACAGAGCCACCACATACTTCAGGCAAATTCGGTCTGACGTATTGCGTAACTCGTTTCCGAATTACGGGTTCCGGTGCCATCATTGCCGATTCATGCGATCAATCCGTTTCACCCACGCCCACATAGATACGAAGCCGGGAAGGATATTCCCGAAAAATTTCCATCTCTCGAAATTTTCCTCCCTATTGTGATCCCGCCCCCCGGTTCTCGTCTGTGTTGAAAGCCGAAACGGGAGCAGAACTTCGGTGGTTCGGGATTCGCGAAATATCGAGTTCCGGAATCCGAAACTTTGGAACGCGAAACTTGTGGCGGCGTGAGAACAGCGCGGCGCGCGAACAAAGTTCGGGAATAAACCCCGCGGTTCGGGTTCGTAAGGATGAGGGTCGGGTATGGCGTCTTCCGGCGGGCTACCCCAGTTAATCGACGCCCACTACGAAGCCCTCTACCGGTACGCCTACCGATTGAGCGGGTCCGCGGCGGACGCCGAGGATCTGACGCAAGAAACGTTCGGGAAGGCACTCGCCCGGTTGCCCCAACTCCGCGAGTTGGAACGAGCTAGAGCGTGGCTGTTCCGGATCTTGCGGAACCTGTACTTGCACAAAGTGCGAGACCAGAAGCGGCACAAAGTGGTCCCGCTCGATGCTGTGGGCGACCTGCCCCAGCAAACCGGCGACGACCCGGTACCGGAAATCGACCCGGTGAAGCTCCAGCACGTGCTAGACGAATTGGATGAGACGTTTCGCACGCCCATCATCCTGTTCTATTTTGAAGAGTTCAGTTACCGCGACATTGCCGAGCAAATGGAGTTGCCGATCGGAACCGTGATGTCGCGTTTGGCCCGGGGCAAGGCGTACCTCAGAACCCGCCTCAGTCCGGCCGACGAAGCGGACCGCGAACGGACCGCGCCCGCTCCGAAGAAGGTGACCGATGGACTGCCGTGACGCACAGTTTTACCTCCGACTCCGGGGGCACGCAACCGACGAACTCGGTCCGGACGTGACCGGTTCGCTCGACGACCACCTGGCTACGTGCCCGGCGTGCGCCGCGGACGGGCGCGCGATCGCGGTGTTCGATCGCGCCATTGCACGAGCGATGATCGCGGTGCCGGTCCCAAGCGGGCTTCGTAGCCAGCTCGTGGCCCGCGTCGCCGAGAAACAGGGCGCGGACCTGCGCCGGAAGGCGTACCGGGCCGTGGCTGCCCTTGCTGCATCCGTTCTGTTCGTGGGCATCGCGTTCGGGATTTTCACCAAAACGCGCCCCAAAGTCGACACGGACGCTCTCGTCCAAAGGGCCGACGAACAACTGAGCGATCCCGAGCGTTCCACGCGCGAGTGGCTCATCTCCAAGAAACTCCCGGACCGGCTTCCGGACGAATGGGAATTGGATCTCTCCCTCGTAATGCACCGTGTGAAGGAAGAAATTCACGGCGAGGATGTGCCGGTGCTCGTGTTCCGGAGTTCGGACCCGCGCGACCCCACAGCGTTCGCGAAAGTGTATTTGTTCCCCAATAACGGCCGGTTCGACCTCAAAAACATCCAGGACGCCCAAGCCTCGCTCACTACGGCCCGGGTCGTTGTCGGGCAAGGTGACCTGCGTGGCGTGACCTACGTGATCGTTCACACCGGTGGCCCCCTCGACGGCCTCAAACAGTTCCGCCGAAGCCTCAACGGTTCCAGGGCCTGAATGCGATCCCTTCTTAGCTTCCGCAGCGCCCCGGTTTGGTGACCGGGGCGTGTTCGTTTGTTGCGTACAATTCCCGTGTCGGTGACGCGCCGACGCTCCACGTCTCACTGAGGTGCATCATGAACATCGAACTGAGGTACTGCTCGCTTTGAGGGTACGAGCCCAAAGCCGTCAGTTTGACGGCCACGCTGTTGAGCAACTTGAAGCAGAAGATTAAGGGGCTAACCCTCGTCCCCGCGGGCGGCGGGTGCTTTGAGGTGACGCTCGACGGCGAGTTGATCTACTCGAAACTCAAAACCGGCCAGTTCCCCGACGAACAAACCGTTCTCGAATCCGTCCAGGGCAAATTGAAGAAATGACCTCGACCGTTCGCCACAACTCCCGGCAACTACTCGAAATCCGTGCGCCAAAGAACTGGCGCATTGCGTTTCTTCCGCATCACGGTGATAATTTCGTCGGTCCCACCCCTCTTCATGGAGACCATCATGCCCCGTCGATCACTAATCGTGCCATTCGGCATCTTGTTCACGTGTCTCGTGCTCGTTCCGGCCTGCAAGAAAAAGCCGCCTCCTACTGCGGCCCCCCCGGAGCCGAGTGCTCCTACGAGCACCGTCAGTTCCGATTACCTGCTGTTCGCCCACCTGAACGTGAAAGACATCCGCGACGGTGCCATCTTCACCGAAGTGAAGCAAGCGTTCGCAAAGGCGGGCGGCGGAGCCGATTGGGACCAACTCGAAGGGCGAATCGGTCGCGAGGCCGGGGTCAAACCGACTGATGTCGACGCGGTGACGGTCTGCATGACCGAGGCTCCGGCACGCGGGGAACCGAATTTCGTCCTGATCGTCGCGGCTAACAGGCCGATGCCCAAAACCTCTGCATTCGGGCTGAACCCGCAAGCGAAGCCCGACGCACGCGGGTTCTACCAGATGCCGGGCGGGGGACTCATTCACTTCCCGAACGATAAGACGGCAGTTCTGCTCAGTTCGGCACTGGTTCCACAGTATTTGGAGGGGTACGCCAAGAACCAAACCAGCGGTTGGCCGCTCACTCCGGACCTCACGAAGTCCGCCGCGGGGCACACGGCGTTCGTAGTCGCTCGGTTGGACAAGTTGCCGGCCGAAGCGCGGAACAGCCACGAATTCAAAGATTTCGCACCATTCCTGACCGCCCGCACTGTCACCGTAATGGCCGACTTGAAGGGCAAGGAACTGAGTGCCACGGCCCGCGTCACGTTCCCGGACGCGACCGCAGCTAGCCGAGCCAAAGAGAAGGGCCAAGAGCTAATCAAGATGGCGACCGGCGAGGTCGAGAAGCTTATGACGGGCCAATCCGACCTCGCCGCCGTGCTCCCCGCCGTCAAGGAAGCCCACCGCACGCTCCAAACTGCGAAGGTCGAAGTGTCCGGATCGGACCTGACCCTCGCGGCCGGCTACAAGGCCGACTTCGACCTCGGGCAGATGGTCACCGAGGCCGTGAAGAAGATCCAGAACTCGGCCGAAAAGATAACCACTCTCAACAACTTCAAGCAGGTCGGGCTAGCACTGCACAATTACCACAGCGTGTACAACGCGGCTCCCGTCCACGGGATCGGACCCAAAGGTGCTCTGCTGAAGAACGCGAACGAGAAGCCGCTCTTGAGTTGGCGGGTCGCGATTCTCCCGTACCTCGAACAAGACAACCTCTACCGGCAGTTCAAGCTCGACGAACCGTGGGACAGCGAACACAACAAGAAGCTCGTCGACAAGATGCCCAAAGTGTTCACACCGGTCGGTAAACCGGGCAAGCCGGGTTACACCCACACGCAGATGGCCGTCGGCCCGAACGCACTGCAACTGCCGGCCGCTCGTATCCCCACTTCGTTCCCGGACGGCACGTCGAACACAATTGCGGTTATCGAGGCGGCCGAACCCGTTATCTGGACCAAGCCGGACGACGTAATGTTGCCGGGTGCGGTACTGCCCAAAGACCTAAAGAAGAAGTTCGGTGGGGTGCAACCGGGTGGGTTCAACGTTGCGATGTGGGACGGCTCGGCCCGATTCATCCCCGACACCGTTAGCGAACGAACGCTCGGCCTGCTACTCAACCCGCGAGACGGTCAGGTGATCCCGTCAGACTGGTAATCGGACCGGTGGTACTCACACACACAACAAGAGGCAACAAACGCGAGCGGCCCGCCTTTTGGCGGGCCGCTTTCGTGTGCGCGGTGCGCGTTACGCCCGTTGAACGGACAGGAACAGTTCGCTCATCTTCATGCCCAGAGCCAGGCAGATGCGGTACAGCGTTTCGATCGACGCGGAGTTCTTGCCCAATTCAATCTGGCTCAGGTATCCGAGCGAGACCCCGGTGCGGTCGCTCATGTTGGAAAGCGTCAGCGCCAGTGCCTTGCGGCGCTCGCGGATCGCCGCGCCGAGCGCCTCCTTGAGCGCGTCCTCGGTCATTCGGAGGAGGCCCTGGCTCTCCAGACACCGGTACACGATCTCGCGGAGCTGCTCGATCTGGAACGGCTTGGTCAGGTAGTCGCAGGTCTTCGCCCGGAGGCAGTTGATCGCGCTGTCCACCGACGGGTAGCCGGTGACGACAACGATGTTCGCGTCCGGTTGGTGGTCCCGAATCCAACCGAACACCTGCTCCGCTTCGAGCCCAGGGAGCACGTAATCCAACACGATCAGGTGGTACCGCCGGCCCGACGAGAGCGCGGACTCCACCATCATCGGGTCGGACACGACCTCGGTCACGAAGTCGCGGTTGTTGAGCGCGGCCTGGATGACGGCGCACGTGTGCGGGTCGTCGTCCAGGATGAGAATGTGGATGTCACCCGAGGACTGAAGTTCCCGCGACGCGGGCATCGCTTGTGGTTTCGGCGGCGGCGTCATGATCGGGTACAACGGTTTGGGTGTCTGGGTCAAACGGTCCTCAATGTCGTAAGGCACAGTGGTTAACCTCCGACCGCGTTAGCGGTGACAGATCCGGACACGGCCGGGGGCCGGGCGGCCGCCAGCGGCAGCACGACCCGCACCTGAGTGCCGGTTCCGGGTGATGGTACGGGTTCGAGTTGAATTCCCCCGCGGTGCGAACACAGCACCCGGTACACGATGGCCAGTCCTAGCCCACGGTGGCGTACTTTGGTGGTGAAAAACGGTTCCACAAACAGCCGCCGCCGCACCTCCGGCTTGATCCCCGGGCCGGTGTCCGAAACGGTGATTTGGAGGTACCCGCCGACCCCGACGCGCCCCAGGTAACCCCGGGCGTCCGCGTCGCTCAGTTCGACCGGTCGGGCAGAAACCCGCACCACACCACCAGACGGACACGCTTCAACGGCATTTTCGAGCAGGTGCCCGAGCACGATTTGGAGCGGTCCTGCCTCGACCGCGGCCGGCGGTAGGTTCGGTGCGAAGTCTTTTTCGATCCGGATCCCGTTCTGGGCCGCGATCTTCAACCGCGTTTCTTCTTTCGCCAGCGCTAGGCTCACGGTGCCCGGGTTCGGCTTCACCTGTCCGCTGCGGCTCAGGTGGTGCAGTTGCTGGGTAAATTGAATCCCGCGCTGCCCGACTTTGCCGATCTCGGCGACAAAACTCGCGGGCTGCGAACCGGGCTGCAACAACGGGAGCGTGAGGTCCGAGAACCCGATGATCCCTTGGAGCAAGTTGTCGAAATCGTGCGCCAT
This region of Gemmata massiliana genomic DNA includes:
- a CDS encoding ATP-binding protein, yielding MSTPGTLTAALAYVPNWWQETTEPAAFDALLSGWARACGWRACGFVWASDSASVTKTVQAGLEIDALAPPEVPDALRRLKSGESTVLYSVPGTTGRVFAAVQPAGRPIGVLWAEKTAGQPWADGERAYLALVAKTVERAPALSTLIGPVIDPERLYQRLGDVAVIAGRMAHDFDNLLQGIIGFSDLTLPLLQPGSQPASFVAEIGKVGQRGIQFTQQLHHLSRSGQVKPNPGTVSLALAKEETRLKIAAQNGIRIEKDFAPNLPPAAVEAGPLQIVLGHLLENAVEACPSGGVVRVSARPVELSDADARGYLGRVGVGGYLQITVSDTGPGIKPEVRRRLFVEPFFTTKVRHRGLGLAIVYRVLCSHRGGIQLEPVPSPGTGTQVRVVLPLAAARPPAVSGSVTANAVGG
- a CDS encoding RNA polymerase sigma factor; translation: MASSGGLPQLIDAHYEALYRYAYRLSGSAADAEDLTQETFGKALARLPQLRELERARAWLFRILRNLYLHKVRDQKRHKVVPLDAVGDLPQQTGDDPVPEIDPVKLQHVLDELDETFRTPIILFYFEEFSYRDIAEQMELPIGTVMSRLARGKAYLRTRLSPADEADRERTAPAPKKVTDGLP
- a CDS encoding DUF1559 family PulG-like putative transporter — encoded protein: MPRRSLIVPFGILFTCLVLVPACKKKPPPTAAPPEPSAPTSTVSSDYLLFAHLNVKDIRDGAIFTEVKQAFAKAGGGADWDQLEGRIGREAGVKPTDVDAVTVCMTEAPARGEPNFVLIVAANRPMPKTSAFGLNPQAKPDARGFYQMPGGGLIHFPNDKTAVLLSSALVPQYLEGYAKNQTSGWPLTPDLTKSAAGHTAFVVARLDKLPAEARNSHEFKDFAPFLTARTVTVMADLKGKELSATARVTFPDATAASRAKEKGQELIKMATGEVEKLMTGQSDLAAVLPAVKEAHRTLQTAKVEVSGSDLTLAAGYKADFDLGQMVTEAVKKIQNSAEKITTLNNFKQVGLALHNYHSVYNAAPVHGIGPKGALLKNANEKPLLSWRVAILPYLEQDNLYRQFKLDEPWDSEHNKKLVDKMPKVFTPVGKPGKPGYTHTQMAVGPNALQLPAARIPTSFPDGTSNTIAVIEAAEPVIWTKPDDVMLPGAVLPKDLKKKFGGVQPGGFNVAMWDGSARFIPDTVSERTLGLLLNPRDGQVIPSDW
- a CDS encoding DUF1501 domain-containing protein, yielding MSHRFPHVPTLASRRDFLTSVGGGFGALALSALAAAESSPATHTAADPLAPKKPHFEAKAKSVIFLFMEGGPSHVDLFDPKPELTKQHGKPLPASFGKVLTPMGTGGNNLLASKRKFAKHGKSGLDVSDWLPHMAKCADDLTVLRACWADGLNHVGSVCQMNTGSILAGRPSLGSWALYGLGSENRNLPGFVVFTEGGPEPLGGARNYGTGYMPATYQGTLFRNGPNPILNLNPPAGVGGERQKDKLALIGELNTIHRRERASDTELAARQAAYELAFRMQASAPDAVDLSKESEKTKEMYGLNRKETAEFGHRCLLARRLVERGVRFVQVYCGAGSQWDAHSDIEGNHTKMCSRSDQPSAALIRDLKQRGMLDDTLVIWGGEFGRTPMSEGASGRDHNPYGFSMVMAGGGVKGGCVHGTTDEFGLYGIDGRVHVHDFHATILHLLGFDHTKLTFFHNGKDERLTDVKGKLIQEILV
- a CDS encoding response regulator, whose amino-acid sequence is MPYDIEDRLTQTPKPLYPIMTPPPKPQAMPASRELQSSGDIHILILDDDPHTCAVIQAALNNRDFVTEVVSDPMMVESALSSGRRYHLIVLDYVLPGLEAEQVFGWIRDHQPDANIVVVTGYPSVDSAINCLRAKTCDYLTKPFQIEQLREIVYRCLESQGLLRMTEDALKEALGAAIRERRKALALTLSNMSDRTGVSLGYLSQIELGKNSASIETLYRICLALGMKMSELFLSVQRA